Proteins encoded in a region of the Massilia sp. UMI-21 genome:
- a CDS encoding xanthine dehydrogenase family protein molybdopterin-binding subunit, with protein MPRTTPDPARRRVLTAGGALTLSFALPLRAAPGTAALPGSLAEHPWLDAWIRVGSDNRVTVFTGKVELGQGIKTALLQVAAHELRIDPGRLVLITADTARTPDEGYTAGSHSMQDSATAIRHAAAQVRALLHEKAALRLGVPAAALAQDNSVFRAPGGRRVSFSELVAGSDLHVRAGATLPPPVPPPAPDARRWIGTTLPRVDIPGKLKGQLAYVQDIRMPAMVHGRVVRPPSPDARLLGVDTAAVAKLTGVLEVVQDGRFLAVIADEEFRAIKAARALARAARWELPARLPAGRELAALVRSLPSQPTQVLARGAANAAGRRLRASYTRPWQLHASVGPSCAIALLEEGRYTVWTHSQGVFPLRRALAELLGVPVDSLRCMHGEGAGCYGHNGADDAAADAVLLARAFPGLPVRVQWMREDEHGWEPYGPAMVADVAATLDATGGIVDWQYEVWSGAHATRPGRAGNLLAATLLARPFAPPPPTPIPQPDGGGDRNAIPYYVLPNARVTHRFQPAGPFRTSALRSLGAYCNVFAIESFMDELARLAAADPVAFRLRHLADPRAIEVVKLAAAKFGWNGYQRTARRGRGFAFARYKNSAAYCAVALEVEVALDTGFVRIVRADAAVDCGEVVSPDGVRNQIEGGIIQSASWTLLEQLRFDATQVLSQDWGGYPILRFDGVPDRVAVHLLDRPGQPFLGTGEAAQGPAAAALANAVADACGERVRDLPLDRARMRRHGDNG; from the coding sequence ATGCCGCGCACGACTCCCGACCCGGCCCGGCGCCGCGTCCTGACGGCGGGCGGCGCCCTGACCCTGTCGTTCGCGCTGCCGCTGCGCGCCGCGCCCGGCACCGCCGCGCTGCCCGGCAGCCTGGCAGAGCATCCCTGGCTCGACGCCTGGATCCGGGTCGGCAGCGACAACCGGGTGACCGTCTTCACCGGCAAGGTCGAACTGGGCCAGGGCATCAAGACCGCCCTGCTGCAGGTGGCCGCGCACGAACTGCGGATCGATCCGGGGCGCCTGGTCTTGATCACCGCCGACACCGCGCGCACGCCCGACGAGGGCTACACGGCCGGCAGCCATTCGATGCAGGACAGCGCCACCGCGATCCGCCACGCGGCGGCGCAGGTGCGCGCCCTGCTGCATGAAAAGGCGGCCCTCCGCCTGGGGGTGCCGGCCGCGGCGCTGGCGCAGGACAACAGCGTGTTTCGCGCACCAGGCGGGCGGCGCGTCAGCTTCAGCGAACTGGTGGCCGGCAGCGACCTGCACGTGCGCGCCGGCGCCACGCTGCCGCCTCCGGTGCCGCCGCCGGCACCCGACGCGCGCCGCTGGATCGGGACCACGCTGCCGCGGGTCGACATCCCGGGCAAGCTCAAGGGGCAACTGGCCTACGTCCAGGACATCCGCATGCCGGCCATGGTGCACGGCCGCGTGGTGCGCCCGCCCTCCCCCGATGCGCGCCTGCTCGGTGTCGACACGGCCGCGGTGGCGAAGCTGACCGGCGTGCTCGAAGTGGTGCAGGACGGCCGCTTCCTGGCCGTGATCGCCGACGAGGAATTCCGCGCGATCAAGGCGGCCCGGGCGCTGGCGCGCGCGGCGCGCTGGGAGCTGCCGGCCAGGCTGCCGGCCGGACGCGAGCTCGCAGCGCTGGTGCGCAGCCTGCCCTCGCAGCCAACGCAGGTGCTGGCGCGCGGCGCCGCCAACGCCGCCGGCCGCCGGCTCCGCGCCAGCTACACCCGGCCCTGGCAGCTGCACGCCTCGGTCGGCCCCTCGTGCGCGATCGCGCTGCTGGAAGAAGGCCGCTACACGGTGTGGACCCATTCGCAGGGCGTGTTCCCGCTGCGCCGCGCGCTGGCCGAGCTGCTGGGCGTGCCCGTGGACAGCCTGCGCTGCATGCACGGCGAGGGCGCCGGCTGCTATGGCCACAACGGCGCCGACGACGCTGCAGCCGACGCGGTGCTGCTGGCGCGCGCCTTCCCCGGGCTGCCGGTGCGGGTGCAATGGATGCGCGAGGACGAACACGGCTGGGAGCCCTACGGCCCGGCGATGGTGGCGGATGTCGCCGCCACGCTCGATGCAACAGGCGGCATCGTCGACTGGCAGTACGAGGTCTGGAGCGGCGCCCACGCCACCCGCCCCGGCAGGGCCGGCAACCTGCTGGCCGCCACCCTGCTGGCGCGCCCGTTCGCGCCGCCGCCGCCCACGCCGATCCCGCAGCCGGACGGCGGCGGCGACCGCAACGCCATCCCCTATTACGTGCTGCCGAATGCGCGCGTGACCCACCGCTTCCAGCCGGCCGGCCCGTTCCGCACCTCGGCGCTGCGTTCGCTCGGCGCCTACTGCAACGTGTTCGCGATCGAAAGCTTCATGGACGAGCTGGCGCGGCTCGCCGCGGCCGACCCGGTGGCCTTCCGCCTGCGCCACCTGGCGGACCCGCGCGCCATCGAGGTCGTCAAGCTGGCGGCGGCGAAGTTCGGCTGGAACGGCTACCAGCGCACGGCCAGGCGTGGACGCGGCTTCGCCTTTGCCCGCTACAAGAATTCCGCGGCCTACTGCGCCGTGGCGCTGGAAGTCGAGGTGGCGCTGGACACCGGCTTCGTGCGCATCGTCCGCGCGGACGCTGCCGTCGACTGCGGCGAAGTGGTGAGTCCGGACGGGGTACGCAACCAGATCGAGGGCGGCATCATCCAGTCCGCCAGCTGGACCCTGCTGGAACAGCTGCGCTTCGACGCCACCCAGGTACTGAGCCAGGACTGGGGCGGCTACCCGATCCTGCGCTTCGACGGGGTGCCGGATCGGGTCGCGGTGCACCTGCTGGACCGCCCGGGCCAGCCTTTCCTGGGCACCGGCGAGGCGGCCCAGGGACCGGCCGCGGCGGCGCTGGCCAATGCGGTGGCCGACGCCTGCGGCGAGCGCGTGCGCGACCTGCCGCTGGACCGCGCGCGCATGCGCCGGCACGGTGACAATGGGTGA
- a CDS encoding DUF2167 domain-containing protein, with product MQRLLTAVLLFLTLGAAAAQDTAEQFLASLHFQQGKIALPGGIATLDLPPAFRYLAPADTARLLEQGWGNPPGATTLGMVLPSGVSPLSDEGWGVVVTYEKDGHVKDDDADSIDYGKLLKEIQDGMAEENKERKEQGYPAMTVVGWAEKPHYDKAQHKLYWAKELRTEGAQANGLNYNIRVLGREGVLVLNAVAGLDQLAQIRSEMRQVTAFSNFNQGHRYADFNASTDKVAEYGIAALVAGGVAAKLGFFGKLLALLVAFKKLIILAVAGLASFLWKFMRREKPAAVDLGKAPEA from the coding sequence ATGCAACGACTCCTTACCGCCGTCCTGCTGTTCCTGACCCTGGGCGCCGCTGCCGCGCAGGACACCGCCGAACAATTCCTCGCCTCGCTCCACTTCCAGCAAGGGAAGATCGCCCTGCCCGGCGGTATCGCCACGCTCGACCTGCCGCCCGCCTTCCGCTACCTGGCGCCGGCCGACACCGCCCGCCTGCTGGAACAGGGCTGGGGCAATCCGCCCGGCGCCACCACGCTCGGCATGGTCCTGCCGTCCGGCGTGAGTCCGCTCAGCGACGAAGGCTGGGGCGTCGTGGTCACCTACGAGAAGGACGGCCACGTCAAGGACGACGACGCCGACAGCATCGACTACGGCAAGCTGCTGAAGGAAATCCAGGACGGCATGGCCGAGGAAAACAAGGAACGCAAGGAACAGGGCTATCCCGCGATGACGGTGGTGGGCTGGGCCGAGAAGCCGCACTACGACAAGGCGCAGCACAAGCTGTACTGGGCCAAGGAGCTGCGCACCGAGGGCGCGCAGGCGAACGGCCTGAACTACAACATCCGCGTGCTCGGACGCGAGGGCGTGCTGGTGCTGAACGCCGTGGCCGGCCTCGACCAGCTCGCGCAGATCCGCAGCGAGATGCGGCAGGTGACCGCCTTCAGCAACTTCAACCAGGGCCACCGCTATGCCGACTTCAACGCCAGCACCGACAAGGTGGCCGAATACGGCATCGCGGCGCTGGTCGCGGGCGGCGTCGCGGCCAAGCTGGGCTTCTTCGGCAAGCTGCTGGCGCTGCTGGTGGCCTTCAAGAAGCTGATCATCCTGGCCGTCGCCGGCCTCGCCTCTTTCCTGTGGAAGTTCATGCGCCGCGAGAAGCCGGCCGCGGTCGACCTGGGCAAGGCGCCGGAAGCCTGA
- a CDS encoding sulfite exporter TauE/SafE family protein, giving the protein MDIGLILALLAMGTFGGFAAGLLGIGGGMVLVPFITMIFTARGFAPELTIHMAIATSLATILFTSLSSVRAHHQHGAVLWPVVKLLAPGILVGSWVGPWIGKQMDASVLAAFFGVFVAFSATQMLVGKKPAASRTLPGKPGMFAAGGVIGTLSGIVGAGGGFVSVPFMTWCGVRIHNAVATSAALGFPIALSGTLSNIWFGWGEPGLPELSLGFVYLPALAIIALASVTMAPLGARTAHKMPVRRLQKVFAVILYALAAYMFRKAFQ; this is encoded by the coding sequence ATGGACATCGGCCTGATCCTGGCGCTGCTCGCGATGGGCACCTTCGGCGGCTTCGCGGCCGGGCTGCTCGGCATCGGCGGCGGCATGGTGCTGGTCCCCTTCATCACGATGATCTTCACCGCGCGCGGCTTCGCGCCCGAGCTGACCATCCACATGGCGATCGCCACCTCGCTCGCGACCATCCTGTTCACGTCGCTGTCCTCGGTGCGCGCGCACCACCAGCACGGCGCGGTGCTGTGGCCCGTGGTGAAGCTGCTGGCGCCGGGCATCCTGGTCGGGTCCTGGGTCGGACCCTGGATCGGCAAGCAGATGGATGCCTCGGTGCTGGCCGCCTTCTTCGGCGTGTTCGTCGCCTTCTCGGCGACCCAGATGCTGGTCGGGAAAAAGCCGGCGGCCTCGCGCACGCTGCCGGGCAAGCCGGGCATGTTCGCGGCCGGGGGCGTCATCGGTACGCTGTCGGGCATCGTCGGCGCCGGCGGCGGTTTCGTGTCGGTGCCCTTCATGACCTGGTGCGGGGTGCGCATCCACAATGCGGTCGCCACCAGCGCGGCGCTGGGCTTCCCGATCGCGCTTTCGGGCACGCTGTCGAACATCTGGTTCGGCTGGGGCGAGCCCGGGCTGCCGGAACTGTCGCTCGGCTTCGTCTACCTGCCGGCGCTGGCCATCATCGCGCTGGCCAGCGTCACCATGGCGCCGCTCGGCGCGCGCACCGCGCACAAGATGCCGGTGCGCCGGCTGCAGAAGGTGTTCGCGGTGATCCTGTATGCGCTGGCGGCCTACATGTTCCGCAAGGCGTTCCAGTAG
- a CDS encoding EVE domain-containing protein has product MRYWLMKSEPDEVSFDDVLAAPEKTVSWFGVRNYQARNFMRDAMSAGDGILFYHSSCAVPGVAGIAEVASGPYPDASQFDPSSPYHDPKAKPEEPRWISVDVRAVEAGRYLPLSELRGIPALQDMVLLQKGSRLSVSPVSQAEWNAIVGMLRANPEGKR; this is encoded by the coding sequence ATGCGCTATTGGTTGATGAAATCGGAGCCGGACGAAGTCAGTTTCGACGACGTGCTGGCCGCGCCGGAGAAGACCGTGTCCTGGTTCGGCGTGCGCAACTACCAGGCGCGTAACTTCATGCGCGACGCCATGTCGGCGGGTGACGGCATCCTGTTCTACCACTCGAGTTGCGCGGTGCCCGGCGTGGCCGGCATCGCGGAAGTGGCGAGCGGCCCGTATCCGGACGCGAGCCAGTTCGACCCATCCTCCCCCTACCACGACCCCAAGGCGAAACCCGAGGAACCGCGCTGGATCTCGGTCGACGTGCGCGCCGTGGAAGCGGGGCGCTACCTGCCGCTGAGCGAGTTGCGCGGCATCCCCGCGCTGCAAGACATGGTGCTGCTGCAGAAGGGCAGCCGGCTGTCGGTGTCGCCGGTAAGCCAGGCCGAGTGGAACGCCATTGTCGGTATGCTCAGGGCAAACCCGGAAGGGAAGCGCTGA
- a CDS encoding cell division protein ZapA, giving the protein MIYLDCSIMGQHYRLACREGEERTLREAVSYLDGKMCALRDSGKVKGTDRIAVMAALSVAAEFLSVKSPQGPLSDMSILEVKQKLEAMHTVLDKALAPQENLS; this is encoded by the coding sequence ATGATTTACCTGGATTGCAGCATCATGGGCCAGCATTACCGCCTGGCCTGCCGCGAAGGCGAAGAGCGCACCCTGCGCGAAGCGGTCAGCTACCTGGACGGCAAGATGTGCGCCTTGCGCGACTCGGGCAAGGTCAAGGGCACCGACCGCATCGCGGTGATGGCGGCGCTGAGCGTGGCGGCCGAATTCCTGTCGGTGAAGTCGCCACAGGGCCCGCTGTCGGACATGTCGATCCTCGAAGTCAAGCAGAAACTGGAGGCGATGCACACCGTCCTCGACAAGGCCCTGGCGCCTCAGGAAAATCTGTCTTAA
- the groES gene encoding co-chaperone GroES, with translation MNLRPLHDRVIVKRLDQETKTASGLIIPDAAAEKPDQGEILAIGNGKVQENGSVRPLEVKVGDRVLFGKYSGQAVKVDGQELLVMREEDIMAVVAL, from the coding sequence ATGAACCTTCGTCCTCTGCACGATCGCGTAATCGTGAAGCGTCTCGACCAGGAGACCAAGACTGCATCCGGCCTGATCATCCCAGATGCGGCCGCCGAGAAGCCTGACCAGGGCGAAATCCTGGCCATCGGCAACGGCAAGGTGCAGGAAAACGGCTCGGTTCGTCCGCTGGAAGTGAAGGTCGGTGACCGCGTCCTGTTCGGCAAGTACTCGGGCCAGGCCGTCAAGGTCGATGGCCAGGAACTGCTGGTCATGCGCGAAGAAGACATCATGGCCGTCGTGGCCCTGTAA
- the groL gene encoding chaperonin GroEL (60 kDa chaperone family; promotes refolding of misfolded polypeptides especially under stressful conditions; forms two stacked rings of heptamers to form a barrel-shaped 14mer; ends can be capped by GroES; misfolded proteins enter the barrel where they are refolded when GroES binds) encodes MAAKEVVFGDAARAKMVEGVNILANAVKVTLGPKGRNVVLERSFGAPTVTKDGVSVAKEIELKDKLQNMGAQMVKEVASKTSDNAGDGTTTATVLAQAIVREGMKFVAAGMNPMDLKRGIDKAVAATVEELKKIAKPTTTSKEIAQVGAISANSETSIGERIAEAMEKVGKEGVITVEDGKSLNDELDIVEGMQFDRGYLSPYFINNPDKQVAVHENPFILLCDKKISNIRDLLPVLEQVAKAGRPLVIVAEDIEGEALATLVVNNIRGILKTVAVKAPGFGDRRKAMLEDIAILTGGQVIAEEVGMTLEKVTLEELGQAKRVEVGKENTIIIDGAGSAESIEARVKMVRVQIEEATSDYDREKLQERVAKLAGGVAVIRVGAATEVEMKEKKARVEDALHATRAAVEEGIVPGGGVALLRARSSIDIKGDNPDQDAGIKIVLRAMEEPLRMIVQNAGDEPSVVVAAVIAGTGNYGYNAANGTYGDMVEMGVLDPAKVTRSALQNAASIAGLMLTTDCMVSEVIEDKPAGGMGGMGGMGGMGGMDGMM; translated from the coding sequence ATGGCAGCTAAAGAAGTAGTATTCGGCGACGCAGCGCGCGCCAAGATGGTCGAAGGCGTCAACATCCTCGCCAACGCAGTCAAGGTCACCCTCGGCCCGAAAGGCCGCAACGTGGTGCTGGAGCGCTCGTTCGGCGCTCCGACCGTCACCAAGGACGGCGTCTCGGTCGCGAAAGAGATCGAACTGAAGGACAAGCTCCAGAACATGGGCGCGCAGATGGTCAAGGAAGTCGCTTCCAAGACCAGCGACAACGCCGGTGACGGCACCACCACCGCGACCGTGCTGGCGCAAGCCATCGTCCGCGAAGGCATGAAATTCGTTGCCGCCGGCATGAACCCGATGGACCTGAAGCGCGGCATCGACAAGGCCGTCGCCGCCACCGTCGAAGAACTGAAGAAGATCGCCAAGCCGACCACCACCTCGAAAGAGATCGCGCAAGTCGGCGCCATCTCGGCCAACTCGGAAACCTCGATCGGCGAGCGCATTGCTGAAGCAATGGAAAAAGTCGGCAAGGAAGGCGTCATCACCGTCGAAGACGGCAAGTCGCTGAACGACGAGCTGGACATCGTGGAAGGCATGCAGTTCGACCGCGGCTACCTGTCGCCGTACTTCATCAACAACCCGGACAAGCAGGTCGCCGTTCACGAGAACCCGTTCATCCTGCTGTGCGACAAGAAGATCTCGAACATCCGTGACCTGCTGCCGGTGCTGGAGCAAGTGGCCAAGGCCGGCCGTCCGCTGGTGATCGTCGCCGAAGACATCGAAGGCGAAGCGCTGGCGACCCTGGTGGTCAACAACATCCGTGGCATCCTGAAGACCGTCGCCGTCAAGGCCCCGGGCTTCGGCGACCGCCGCAAGGCCATGCTGGAAGACATCGCCATCCTGACCGGCGGCCAGGTGATCGCCGAAGAAGTCGGCATGACCCTGGAAAAGGTCACCCTGGAAGAGCTGGGCCAGGCCAAGCGCGTCGAAGTGGGCAAGGAAAACACCATCATCATCGACGGCGCCGGTTCGGCTGAATCGATCGAAGCGCGCGTCAAGATGGTCCGCGTCCAGATCGAAGAAGCGACCTCGGACTACGACCGCGAAAAACTGCAAGAGCGCGTGGCCAAGCTGGCCGGCGGCGTTGCCGTGATCCGCGTCGGTGCCGCCACCGAAGTCGAGATGAAAGAGAAGAAGGCACGCGTGGAAGACGCGCTGCACGCTACCCGCGCTGCCGTGGAAGAAGGCATCGTCCCGGGCGGCGGCGTGGCCCTGCTGCGCGCACGTTCGTCGATCGACATCAAGGGCGACAACCCTGACCAGGACGCAGGCATCAAGATCGTCCTGCGCGCCATGGAAGAGCCGCTGCGCATGATCGTCCAGAACGCCGGCGACGAGCCGTCGGTCGTGGTCGCAGCCGTCATCGCCGGCACCGGCAACTACGGCTACAACGCCGCCAACGGCACCTATGGCGACATGGTCGAAATGGGCGTGCTGGATCCGGCCAAGGTCACCCGTTCGGCCCTGCAGAACGCAGCGTCGATCGCCGGCCTGATGCTGACCACCGACTGCATGGTCTCGGAAGTCATCGAAGACAAGCCGGCCGGCGGCATGGGCGGCATGGGCGGTATGGGTGGCATGGGTGGCATGGACGGCATGATGTAA
- a CDS encoding VCBS repeat-containing protein, protein MADYIGTDANDSIDQDKLGIPGGTNIFGGKGDDNIVVSSGTVIGEQGNDTITSLQPWAGVAYWNSPAGIKVNLATGVAQDGFGTVDTLINVHTIQDSSHSDEITGSSANDEFWLSGGSDRVTGGGGQDTVKYWEVAPSEVKISYSAATDTFTVLKQAAGKTGTDTLQGVNAIELLGPDGTTARYTRDMFDDSQGFLRQQAVVPSFEMGAVNQLRAGDFNGDGVADILVTRTRGDMGETAVPLQILLGDGKGGFTDQTASLFKGGVPYANFVPRIFAADFNRDGITDIFTPDFGLDKAPFPGGQNGLFLSNRASGQLENVTASLPQALKQNHGTALGDINRDGNIDILVNALNETTGNANQILINDGAGRFTPMQSLLPAGLRQPGYDAGNTWSMLRDLNGDGWDDMVLGTWGPNPNPSQVLLNDGKGSFANATPIALPRPGGFQEVVIGIETIDLNGDALPDLMLSTTNDGSHDDFYKLPYLQLLVNEGNGKFRDETDLRLPQSKTVGTETAWYFSATAVDVDGDGFQDIVVDGQNAGFSRVYMNDGSGKFSIGWTGTPNQHVLAMDVNGDGKTDLVEATSAGFSVLVNSFADRIGASQVYRFGDSGGKVVGGAASETIYGGKGADKADGGAGLDKMVYGGARADYSVKKAAGGFTVSSGGVVDTLSNIERLVFSDGALALDTDGTGGQAYRVYQAAFARTPDLGGLGYWMNVMDGGAALKTVAEGFVASSEFKDAYGTAPSNLEIVSRFYENVLQRPGEKAGIDWWTGMLDTKTLTVAEVLVGFSESAENKAALADLIANGFAYTPYG, encoded by the coding sequence ATGGCAGACTATATCGGCACCGACGCCAACGATTCCATCGACCAGGACAAGCTCGGCATTCCGGGCGGGACCAACATCTTCGGCGGCAAGGGCGACGACAACATCGTCGTCTCGTCCGGCACTGTCATCGGCGAACAGGGCAACGACACCATCACTTCCCTGCAGCCCTGGGCGGGGGTCGCCTACTGGAACTCGCCGGCCGGCATCAAGGTCAACCTGGCGACCGGCGTCGCACAGGACGGCTTCGGCACGGTCGACACGCTGATCAACGTCCACACGATCCAGGATTCGTCCCATAGCGACGAGATCACCGGCAGCAGCGCCAACGACGAATTCTGGCTCAGCGGCGGCTCGGACCGGGTGACCGGCGGCGGCGGCCAGGACACCGTCAAGTACTGGGAAGTCGCTCCCTCGGAAGTGAAGATCAGCTATTCGGCCGCCACCGACACCTTCACCGTGCTCAAGCAAGCCGCCGGCAAGACCGGCACCGACACGCTGCAAGGCGTCAATGCCATCGAGCTGCTGGGTCCGGACGGCACCACTGCCCGCTACACCCGCGACATGTTCGACGACAGCCAGGGCTTCCTGCGCCAGCAGGCGGTCGTGCCCTCGTTCGAGATGGGCGCGGTGAACCAGCTGCGCGCGGGCGACTTCAACGGCGACGGCGTGGCCGACATCCTGGTGACCCGCACCCGCGGCGACATGGGCGAGACCGCCGTGCCGCTGCAAATCCTGCTCGGCGACGGCAAGGGCGGTTTCACCGACCAGACCGCCAGCCTGTTCAAGGGCGGCGTGCCTTACGCGAATTTCGTGCCCCGCATTTTCGCGGCCGACTTCAACCGGGATGGCATCACCGACATCTTCACCCCCGATTTCGGCCTCGACAAGGCGCCTTTCCCGGGCGGACAGAATGGGCTGTTCCTGTCGAACCGGGCGAGCGGCCAGCTGGAGAACGTCACCGCCAGCCTGCCGCAGGCCCTGAAGCAGAACCACGGCACCGCGCTGGGCGACATCAACCGCGACGGCAACATCGATATCCTGGTCAATGCCCTGAACGAGACGACCGGCAACGCCAACCAGATCCTGATCAACGACGGCGCCGGCCGCTTCACGCCGATGCAGTCGCTGCTGCCGGCCGGCCTGCGCCAGCCTGGCTACGATGCCGGCAATACCTGGTCGATGCTGCGCGACCTGAACGGCGACGGCTGGGACGACATGGTGCTCGGCACCTGGGGACCCAACCCGAACCCGAGCCAGGTCCTGCTCAACGACGGCAAGGGCAGCTTCGCCAACGCGACCCCGATTGCCCTGCCCCGCCCCGGCGGCTTCCAGGAGGTCGTGATCGGCATCGAAACCATCGACCTGAACGGCGATGCCCTGCCCGACCTGATGCTGAGCACGACCAACGACGGCAGCCACGACGATTTCTACAAGCTGCCCTACCTGCAGCTGCTCGTCAACGAGGGCAACGGCAAGTTCCGCGACGAGACCGACCTGCGCCTGCCGCAGTCGAAGACCGTGGGCACGGAAACCGCCTGGTACTTCTCGGCCACCGCCGTGGACGTCGACGGCGACGGCTTCCAGGACATCGTGGTGGACGGCCAGAACGCCGGCTTCTCGCGCGTGTACATGAACGACGGCAGCGGCAAGTTCAGCATCGGCTGGACCGGCACGCCCAACCAGCACGTGCTGGCGATGGACGTGAACGGCGACGGCAAGACCGACCTGGTCGAAGCCACCTCGGCGGGCTTCTCGGTGCTCGTGAACAGCTTCGCCGACCGGATCGGCGCCAGCCAGGTCTACCGCTTCGGCGACAGCGGCGGCAAGGTGGTGGGCGGCGCCGCCAGCGAAACCATTTATGGCGGCAAGGGCGCCGACAAGGCCGACGGCGGCGCGGGACTGGACAAGATGGTCTACGGCGGCGCGCGCGCCGATTACAGCGTCAAGAAGGCGGCCGGCGGCTTCACCGTGAGCAGCGGCGGCGTGGTCGACACCCTGAGCAACATCGAGCGCCTGGTATTCAGCGACGGCGCCCTCGCCCTCGATACCGACGGCACCGGCGGCCAGGCCTACCGCGTCTACCAGGCCGCCTTCGCACGCACGCCCGACCTGGGTGGCCTCGGCTACTGGATGAACGTGATGGACGGCGGCGCCGCGCTCAAGACGGTGGCGGAAGGCTTCGTCGCATCGAGCGAGTTCAAGGATGCCTACGGCACCGCGCCCAGCAACCTCGAGATCGTCTCGCGCTTCTATGAGAACGTCCTGCAGCGTCCGGGCGAGAAGGCCGGCATCGACTGGTGGACCGGCATGCTGGATACGAAAACGCTGACCGTGGCCGAGGTGCTGGTCGGCTTCAGCGAAAGCGCCGAGAACAAGGCGGCACTGGCCGACCTGATCGCGAACGGCTTCGCCTACACGCCGTACGGCTGA